One window from the genome of Pseudomonas frederiksbergensis encodes:
- a CDS encoding 50S ribosomal protein L25/general stress protein Ctc — protein sequence MTDFILNAQARTDLGKGASRRLRRLASQVPAVVYGGDKAPESITMLAKEVAKLFEDEAAFSHVIELNVDGKKQNVIVKAMQRHPAKQFIMHADFIRVVAGQKLTATVPVHFINEAAPIKKGGEISHVTSELEVSCLPKDLPEFIEVDLADAEVGTIIHLSDLKAPKGVEFVALAHGDDKAVANVHAPRVAPEATEEGAAE from the coding sequence ATGACCGATTTCATCCTGAACGCCCAAGCGCGTACCGACCTGGGGAAAGGTGCGAGCCGCCGCCTGCGTCGTCTCGCCAGCCAGGTTCCTGCCGTTGTCTACGGTGGTGACAAGGCCCCTGAGTCCATCACCATGCTGGCCAAAGAAGTGGCCAAGCTGTTCGAAGACGAGGCTGCCTTCAGCCACGTGATCGAGCTGAACGTTGATGGCAAGAAGCAAAACGTCATCGTTAAAGCGATGCAGCGTCACCCGGCCAAGCAGTTCATCATGCACGCTGACTTCATTCGCGTCGTCGCTGGCCAGAAACTGACCGCTACCGTTCCAGTGCACTTCATCAACGAAGCTGCTCCGATCAAGAAAGGCGGCGAAATCTCGCACGTGACTTCCGAGCTGGAAGTTTCCTGCCTGCCGAAAGACCTGCCTGAATTCATCGAAGTCGACCTGGCTGACGCCGAAGTCGGCACGATCATTCACCTGTCCGACCTCAAGGCTCCTAAAGGCGTTGAGTTTGTTGCCCTGGCGCACGGCGATGACAAGGCTGTTGCCAACGTCCACGCTCCACGTGTTGCTCCAGAAGCTACTGAAGAAGGCGCTGCAGAGTAA
- the pth gene encoding aminoacyl-tRNA hydrolase codes for MTAIKLIVGLGNPGAEYEQTRHNAGALFVERIAHAQGVSLAADRKYFGLTGRFSHQGQDVRLLIPTTYMNRSGQAVAALAGFFRIKPEEILVAHDELDLPPGVAKLKQGGGHGGHNGLRDIIAQLGNQNTFHRLRLGIGHPGVASMVSNFVLGRAPRAEQEKLDASIDFALGVLPDILAGEWNRAMKNLHSQKA; via the coding sequence GTGACTGCCATAAAACTGATCGTTGGCCTGGGTAATCCAGGCGCTGAATACGAACAGACCCGGCATAACGCAGGGGCCCTTTTTGTTGAGCGCATCGCGCATGCCCAAGGCGTCAGCCTGGCCGCCGATCGCAAGTATTTCGGCCTGACCGGGCGTTTTTCACACCAGGGTCAGGATGTTCGCCTGTTGATTCCCACCACCTACATGAACCGCAGCGGCCAAGCCGTGGCGGCATTGGCCGGTTTCTTTCGCATCAAGCCCGAAGAAATCCTGGTGGCCCACGACGAACTCGACCTGCCTCCGGGCGTTGCCAAGCTCAAGCAGGGCGGCGGCCATGGCGGTCACAACGGCTTGCGCGACATCATCGCGCAACTGGGTAATCAGAATACCTTTCACCGCCTGCGGCTCGGCATCGGCCACCCGGGCGTTGCCAGTATGGTTTCAAACTTTGTCCTGGGTCGTGCGCCTCGCGCCGAACAGGAAAAACTCGATGCCAGCATCGACTTTGCCCTCGGCGTGCTGCCGGATATCCTCGCCGGTGAATGGAACCGCGCGATGAAAAACCTGCACAGCCAGAAGGCCTGA
- a CDS encoding calcium-binding protein → MTTFDSTKVDSHTVRTGPGTVQVDLTGQLDDAQSIIIQPDGKILIGGYTEYLAWGYPGAPGEESYGYEQSHSVIRLNADGSLDTRFHDGGVDIVPAATAPASRFELTAVQPDGKVLVAVALNTGVQVERLNSDGTRDTGFGQNGVMTIAISHDFKDIDLTANMDGTFQVSARGFDQASVTKMGSDGTLVDGFGNHGVLNVDIPEDPLFNGGISTAVQADGSVVVGAAYNAAGVGDPTFALQRFEPDGQLDTRFGDNGVLQLSAAMGFGEDSVVTVQADGKVIVMGHGAGDSVATVARLNADGSFDTSFGTGGTVSFDADTPVALTVQADGRIVAAGTSNGNFSIIRLNADGSLDTGFGSQDGKLHVEGFAGEEILRGTNAAEIIHGLAGDDVLQGDGGRDVLQGGAGADVFRFTEPGDSFRTAALNSSDRIQDFDVAEDRIDLIGLGFTGIGDGHDGTLAIQVSADGSRTYLKSYDADAAGQRFELALDGNLAGQLNSTHLVFTAPTLEGASANDTITGSALSEVIHGLAGNDRINGGAGADVIIGGAGADRLNGGDRADISLWTDNRENADVFRYLSTEDSYRTENQSFADLIEGFTVDDKIDVSALGYTGFGEGTDTTLKMVYNAQLDRTYLKDTQADAQGHSFQIALAGDWRESLGEDNMVFAPAAAPDAELGLIGLAPDVDQWHLLS, encoded by the coding sequence ATGACAACCTTCGATAGCACGAAAGTGGATTCCCATACCGTGAGAACGGGCCCCGGCACTGTCCAGGTCGACCTCACCGGCCAGCTCGATGATGCCCAGAGCATCATTATCCAGCCCGATGGCAAGATACTGATTGGCGGCTATACCGAATACCTGGCATGGGGCTATCCCGGGGCGCCAGGCGAGGAAAGCTACGGCTACGAACAGAGTCATTCCGTCATTCGCCTGAATGCAGACGGAAGCCTGGACACCCGCTTTCATGACGGCGGCGTCGATATCGTACCTGCCGCGACCGCCCCAGCCTCCCGCTTCGAGCTGACGGCGGTGCAGCCCGACGGCAAGGTGCTCGTCGCCGTGGCGCTGAACACCGGCGTACAGGTGGAGCGCCTCAACAGCGATGGGACACGCGATACCGGCTTTGGCCAGAACGGCGTCATGACTATAGCCATCAGCCATGATTTCAAGGACATCGATCTGACGGCCAATATGGATGGCACCTTCCAAGTCAGTGCCCGTGGCTTTGACCAGGCCAGCGTGACCAAGATGGGTAGTGACGGCACCTTGGTCGACGGCTTTGGCAACCATGGCGTGTTGAATGTCGATATCCCTGAAGACCCACTCTTCAACGGTGGAATCTCCACTGCGGTCCAGGCAGACGGAAGTGTCGTGGTCGGGGCTGCCTACAATGCCGCTGGTGTAGGCGATCCGACGTTCGCCCTGCAGCGTTTCGAGCCTGACGGTCAATTGGACACCCGCTTTGGCGACAACGGTGTCCTGCAGTTAAGCGCTGCCATGGGGTTTGGTGAAGACTCGGTGGTGACCGTGCAGGCTGATGGCAAGGTCATCGTCATGGGCCATGGCGCAGGCGATAGCGTGGCGACTGTAGCTCGGCTTAACGCTGATGGCTCCTTCGACACCAGCTTCGGCACCGGTGGCACGGTGAGCTTCGACGCCGATACGCCCGTGGCTTTGACGGTACAGGCAGATGGCAGGATCGTGGCTGCCGGCACAAGCAATGGGAATTTCAGCATCATCCGCCTGAACGCCGACGGCAGCCTGGACACCGGCTTTGGCAGCCAGGACGGCAAGCTCCATGTGGAGGGCTTCGCGGGTGAGGAAATCCTGCGGGGCACCAATGCCGCCGAAATCATCCACGGCCTGGCGGGGGATGATGTACTTCAAGGCGACGGTGGGCGCGATGTTCTGCAAGGTGGCGCTGGCGCGGACGTCTTCCGCTTTACCGAACCAGGCGACAGCTTCCGCACGGCCGCGCTGAACAGCAGCGACCGAATCCAGGATTTTGACGTCGCTGAGGACCGTATCGATTTGATTGGCCTGGGCTTCACCGGGATTGGCGACGGCCATGACGGCACCTTGGCCATCCAGGTCAGCGCGGATGGCTCCCGTACCTACCTCAAGAGCTATGACGCCGATGCCGCTGGGCAACGCTTCGAGCTGGCCTTGGACGGCAATCTCGCAGGGCAATTGAACAGCACCCATCTGGTGTTCACCGCGCCCACTCTTGAAGGTGCGTCTGCCAACGATACGATCACCGGTTCTGCCTTATCGGAAGTCATCCATGGCCTGGCAGGCAACGACCGTATCAACGGCGGCGCTGGAGCGGATGTCATCATCGGCGGCGCGGGTGCCGACCGTCTCAATGGCGGAGACAGGGCCGATATTTCCTTGTGGACCGACAACCGAGAGAACGCCGACGTGTTCCGCTATCTCTCGACCGAAGACAGCTACCGTACCGAAAACCAGAGCTTTGCCGACCTTATCGAAGGCTTTACGGTTGACGACAAGATCGATGTTTCGGCCTTGGGCTATACCGGCTTCGGAGAGGGTACGGACACTACGCTGAAGATGGTTTACAACGCGCAATTGGATCGCACTTATCTGAAGGATACGCAAGCGGACGCCCAAGGCCATTCGTTCCAGATCGCGCTTGCCGGGGACTGGCGGGAAAGTCTTGGCGAAGACAACATGGTCTTTGCGCCCGCAGCCGCTCCCGACGCCGAGTTAGGCCTGATTGGGCTAGCGCCAGACGTCGATCAATGGCATTTGCTGAGTTGA
- a CDS encoding type VI secretion system tip protein VgrG produces MPNPFPTFFDHSRHTLRVSKLNAHLDVLAFVGEEHLSRPYHYRIEFTCTERDLAATDLLNRWGYFDLYPVPPPPTPKGFTPPVIKPLRSFHGIVTDFKRLSGSNDEARYEITLQPRFALLGRGKQFRIYQYQSVPEIVEQIMRKRHAYLGEEFYFNLVRQYPRREQVMQYDESDLAFIERLLAEVGIWYRITSDDRLHIDVVEFHDDQRHYQRGIKLPCRPPSGLTADGQDAVWNLQTAHQVVEQNINFRAYHHREAYAFLDGEVDHTRGAKGTYGEAYHYAEPYTVLGERYALDEDLQSESGFFYARLHHERYLNDQTRLSGTTSSATLATAQRLEITGGAPKAFEPGAVIVSLRTEAARDRSFIATFQAIPYSETVCFRPALLPKPRMSGTIPARVSHPEVNPPYADLDFEGRYKVRFLFDRDTWQAGRESAWLRLARPYGGDTHGLHFPLQAGTEVAIAFEHGDPDRPYIAHALHDDRHPDPVTARNERRNVLRTPTNNKLRLDDTRGQEHIKLSTEHSGKSQLNLGHLVDAERNKRGEGFELRTDGWGAIRGGNGVFISADEQAKAKGDVLEMSAATDRLQQAVDQLDSLSSDAQASQVEPADVQAQLALLRQDLEQLKTSVLLLSAPQGIALTSGKHLQLAAQHNLMLNAGGQADLSVVKRLFIGVGQGMSLFVRKLGLKLIANQGPVMVQAQNDRLELMARHGLDISSTEDEIRIVAKKKITLNAGGSYITLDEGLIESGTRGDFVVKSANFEYVQGAASMKAAHPDYPQRLSKQPLRLQIPQAPNASGRGSAGMPYTLSADGVPLQQGVLNASGAVQIDHQVVTSGYQLTLANGMTYQLPVPTEYRNAEQAHLANRGLHNHRTQTDAELTAPSTHTDHRALYAVLMDGPHPAKEETNP; encoded by the coding sequence ATGCCTAACCCATTCCCAACCTTCTTCGACCACAGCCGCCACACCCTGCGAGTATCCAAACTCAACGCCCATCTCGACGTCCTGGCCTTCGTCGGCGAAGAGCACCTGAGTCGTCCTTACCACTACCGCATCGAATTCACCTGCACCGAGCGCGACCTGGCGGCCACCGACCTGCTCAACCGCTGGGGTTATTTCGACCTGTACCCCGTGCCGCCACCGCCGACACCCAAGGGCTTCACGCCGCCGGTGATCAAACCGCTGCGTTCCTTCCACGGCATCGTCACAGACTTCAAGCGACTGTCCGGCTCCAACGACGAAGCCCGCTACGAAATCACCCTGCAACCGCGTTTTGCGCTGCTCGGGCGCGGCAAGCAATTTCGGATCTACCAGTACCAGTCGGTGCCGGAAATCGTCGAGCAGATCATGCGCAAGCGCCACGCTTACCTGGGCGAGGAGTTCTATTTCAACCTGGTGCGCCAGTACCCCCGGCGTGAACAGGTCATGCAATACGACGAGAGCGACCTGGCCTTCATCGAGCGCCTGCTGGCCGAGGTCGGCATCTGGTATCGCATCACCAGCGACGATCGCCTGCACATCGACGTGGTGGAATTTCACGACGACCAGCGGCACTACCAGCGCGGCATCAAGCTGCCGTGTCGCCCGCCATCCGGCTTGACCGCCGATGGGCAGGACGCGGTCTGGAACCTGCAGACCGCCCACCAGGTGGTGGAACAAAACATCAACTTTCGCGCCTACCATCACCGCGAGGCCTATGCCTTTTTGGACGGCGAAGTCGACCACACCCGGGGCGCCAAGGGCACCTACGGCGAGGCCTATCACTACGCCGAGCCCTACACGGTGCTGGGCGAGCGCTACGCCCTGGACGAAGACCTGCAAAGCGAAAGCGGTTTCTTCTACGCCCGCCTGCACCACGAACGCTACCTCAACGACCAGACCCGCCTCAGCGGCACCACCAGCAGCGCCACCCTGGCCACGGCGCAGCGGCTCGAAATCACCGGCGGCGCACCCAAGGCGTTCGAGCCCGGCGCGGTGATCGTCAGCCTGCGCACCGAAGCGGCCCGCGACCGCAGCTTCATCGCCACGTTCCAGGCCATCCCCTATTCGGAAACCGTGTGCTTTCGCCCGGCGCTGCTGCCCAAGCCGCGTATGAGCGGCACCATCCCCGCCCGCGTCAGCCACCCGGAAGTCAACCCGCCGTACGCCGACCTCGACTTCGAAGGCCGCTACAAAGTGCGCTTCCTGTTCGACCGCGACACCTGGCAAGCCGGCCGCGAAAGCGCCTGGCTGCGCCTGGCCCGGCCCTACGGCGGCGACACCCACGGCCTGCACTTCCCGCTGCAGGCCGGCACCGAAGTGGCGATCGCCTTCGAGCACGGCGACCCCGACCGCCCGTACATCGCCCACGCCCTGCACGATGACCGCCACCCGGACCCGGTCACCGCCCGCAACGAACGCCGCAACGTCCTGCGCACCCCGACCAACAACAAACTGCGCCTGGACGACACCCGCGGGCAGGAACACATCAAGCTCAGCACCGAACACAGCGGCAAGAGCCAGCTGAACCTGGGGCACCTGGTGGATGCCGAGCGGAACAAGCGTGGCGAAGGATTTGAGTTGCGCACCGATGGCTGGGGGGCGATTCGCGGTGGCAACGGGGTGTTTATCAGTGCCGATGAGCAGGCCAAGGCCAAGGGTGACGTGCTGGAAATGAGCGCGGCGACAGACCGGTTGCAGCAGGCCGTCGATCAGCTGGACAGCCTCTCCAGCGACGCGCAGGCGAGCCAGGTCGAACCCGCCGACGTGCAAGCGCAACTGGCGTTGCTCAGGCAAGACCTCGAACAGCTCAAGACCTCCGTCCTGCTGCTCAGCGCGCCCCAAGGCATCGCGCTGACCAGCGGCAAGCACCTGCAACTTGCCGCGCAACACAACCTGATGCTCAACGCCGGCGGCCAGGCCGACCTCAGCGTGGTCAAGCGCCTGTTCATCGGCGTGGGCCAGGGGATGAGCCTGTTCGTGCGCAAGCTGGGCCTCAAGCTGATCGCCAACCAGGGGCCGGTGATGGTGCAGGCGCAGAACGACCGGTTGGAACTGATGGCCCGTCACGGGCTGGACATCAGCAGCACCGAGGACGAAATCCGCATCGTCGCGAAAAAGAAAATCACCCTCAACGCAGGCGGCAGCTACATCACGCTGGATGAGGGCCTCATCGAGTCGGGGACGCGGGGGGATTTTGTCGTGAAGTCGGCGAATTTCGAATATGTGCAAGGCGCTGCCAGCATGAAGGCCGCACACCCGGACTACCCGCAGCGCTTATCCAAACAGCCTCTGCGCCTGCAAATACCACAAGCGCCCAATGCGTCAGGTCGAGGTTCGGCAGGCATGCCTTACACGCTTTCGGCCGATGGCGTGCCTCTTCAACAAGGCGTGCTCAATGCAAGCGGGGCGGTGCAGATCGACCATCAGGTCGTCACAAGCGGCTACCAACTGACATTGGCCAACGGCATGACCTACCAACTACCGGTCCCCACCGAGTACCGCAATGCCGAGCAGGCGCACCTGGCCAACCGTGGTTTGCATAACCACCGCACACAGACCGACGCCGAATTGACCGCACCCTCTACGCACACGGATCACCGTGCACTGTATGCCGTCCTGATGGATGGCCCTCACCCAGCCAAGGAAGAAACCAACCCATGA
- a CDS encoding phospholipase translates to MNLPEIVVPICLKYTNEAVCSLPWYVQFTEYHPVIASYQALINGEETFTAVHQAIAQAQKSIDIICWGFQPSMYFIRDGKAPSIGELLMAKARAGVEVRLLGWEMPFNTAGFAGEANLPGKGSIRLMDRVMQRATEEQYAFDRQWFATCAVADHEAAQRAASGRLPVFVSRGFNLDERGEIAHWVKYASLDSEISTKMRQTLRWTATHHQKSVLVDYELPDCAVGFIMGHNMLDEYWDTDNHSALNRSQDSKPAPNRGPRGDTPRQDISCQLSGPILEHLHHNFAAAWRKETGEDLLASRQSMKVGPQLRTHGMPQMAQILRTQPQAGKRDIERLYMQAVNNATQFIYIENQYFRWPPLAEFIKSVAATQTQGGRDPGLHGALHLFVITNATDDGIGAGTVNTQRMLESLGRANTIPGVTKLRRVQKMQQKAPPRPRPEPRDREGQRELAQWQAELDRQTQEIMDSTVLPEEIPGLKVHICSLVAPDSPAGKPWMPVYIHSKLMIINDVFTTHGSANINTRSMQVDSELNIAHEWMSVTQALRRRLWDLHTGDKGSQDDPEEAFRAWEKIINKNKDRQADKENGVPEAPLVEFYYDKAVLKDLD, encoded by the coding sequence ATGAATTTGCCAGAGATCGTGGTGCCCATTTGCTTAAAGTACACCAACGAAGCCGTTTGCTCCCTGCCGTGGTACGTCCAGTTCACTGAATACCATCCGGTGATCGCCAGCTATCAAGCGCTGATCAATGGCGAGGAAACCTTCACCGCCGTGCACCAGGCCATTGCCCAGGCCCAAAAGAGCATCGACATCATCTGCTGGGGCTTCCAGCCGTCGATGTATTTCATCCGCGACGGCAAGGCGCCGAGCATTGGCGAACTGCTCATGGCCAAGGCACGGGCAGGCGTCGAGGTACGGTTGCTGGGCTGGGAAATGCCGTTCAATACCGCCGGCTTTGCCGGTGAGGCCAATTTGCCCGGCAAAGGCTCGATCCGGCTCATGGACCGGGTGATGCAACGCGCCACCGAAGAGCAGTACGCCTTCGATCGCCAGTGGTTTGCGACCTGTGCAGTCGCCGACCACGAGGCCGCGCAACGTGCCGCCAGCGGAAGACTGCCGGTGTTTGTCAGTCGCGGCTTCAACCTGGATGAACGGGGCGAGATCGCCCACTGGGTGAAATACGCGAGCCTCGACAGCGAAATCAGTACCAAGATGCGCCAAACGCTGAGGTGGACGGCCACCCACCACCAGAAAAGCGTGCTGGTCGACTATGAGTTACCGGACTGCGCGGTCGGTTTCATCATGGGCCACAACATGCTCGACGAGTACTGGGACACGGACAACCATTCGGCACTGAACCGAAGCCAGGACAGCAAACCCGCCCCCAACCGTGGCCCGCGCGGCGATACGCCGCGCCAGGATATTTCCTGCCAGCTCAGCGGGCCGATCCTGGAACACCTGCACCATAACTTCGCCGCTGCCTGGCGCAAGGAAACCGGCGAAGACCTGCTCGCTTCGCGCCAATCCATGAAGGTCGGGCCGCAACTGCGCACCCACGGCATGCCGCAAATGGCGCAGATCCTGCGCACCCAACCCCAGGCGGGCAAACGCGACATCGAGCGGCTCTACATGCAAGCCGTCAACAACGCGACGCAGTTCATCTACATCGAAAACCAGTATTTCCGCTGGCCACCGCTGGCCGAATTCATCAAATCAGTCGCCGCCACCCAGACCCAGGGCGGGCGCGATCCCGGCCTGCACGGCGCGTTGCACCTGTTCGTGATCACCAACGCCACCGACGATGGCATCGGCGCCGGCACCGTGAACACCCAACGCATGCTCGAAAGCCTCGGGCGCGCCAACACCATCCCCGGCGTCACCAAACTGCGGCGCGTTCAAAAAATGCAACAGAAAGCCCCGCCCAGGCCCCGCCCGGAACCGCGTGACCGGGAGGGCCAAAGGGAGCTGGCCCAATGGCAGGCCGAGCTTGACCGGCAGACACAAGAGATCATGGACAGCACCGTCCTGCCGGAGGAAATACCCGGCCTGAAGGTTCACATCTGCTCGCTGGTCGCCCCCGATTCACCGGCGGGCAAACCCTGGATGCCGGTGTACATCCACTCCAAGCTGATGATCATCAACGACGTATTCACCACCCATGGCTCGGCCAACATCAACACCCGCAGCATGCAGGTGGACAGCGAGCTGAACATTGCCCATGAGTGGATGAGCGTGACCCAGGCGTTGCGGCGGCGGTTGTGGGATCTGCATACCGGTGATAAGGGATCGCAGGATGATCCGGAGGAGGCATTTAGGGCTTGGGAGAAGATTATCAACAAGAACAAAGACCGCCAGGCTGATAAAGAAAATGGGGTGCCCGAGGCTCCACTTGTCGAGTTTTATTACGACAAAGCCGTCCTGAAGGACCTCGACTGA
- the ychF gene encoding redox-regulated ATPase YchF: protein MGFNCGIVGLPNVGKSTLFNALTKSGIAAENFPFCTIEPNSGIVPMPDPRLEALAAIVNPKRILPTTMEFVDIAGLVAGASKGEGLGNKFLANIRETDAIAHVVRCFEDENVIHVSNSVDPKRDIEIIDLELIFADLDSCEKQLQKVARNAKGGDKDAVVQKGLLEQLIAHFTEGKPARSLMKNMSTDEKLVIKGFHLLTTKPVMYIANVAEDGFENNPHLDVVKAIAEEEGAMVVPVCNKIEAEIAELDDGEEKDMFLEALGLEEPGLNRVIRAGYEMLHLQTYFTAGVEEVRAWTVRVGATAPQAAGVIHTDFEKGFIRAEVIAYSDFIQYKGEAGAKEAGKWRLEGKEYVVKDGDVMHFRFNV, encoded by the coding sequence ATGGGATTCAATTGCGGCATCGTCGGCCTGCCTAACGTCGGCAAGTCCACCCTGTTCAACGCCCTGACCAAATCCGGTATCGCGGCCGAGAACTTCCCCTTCTGCACCATCGAGCCGAACAGCGGCATCGTGCCGATGCCCGATCCGCGCCTGGAAGCCTTGGCCGCCATCGTCAACCCCAAGCGCATCCTGCCGACCACCATGGAATTCGTCGACATCGCCGGCCTGGTGGCTGGTGCGTCGAAAGGCGAAGGCCTGGGCAACAAGTTCCTGGCGAACATTCGTGAAACCGATGCCATCGCCCACGTGGTGCGCTGCTTCGAAGACGAGAACGTGATTCACGTTTCCAACAGCGTCGACCCGAAACGCGACATCGAGATCATCGACCTGGAACTGATCTTCGCCGACCTCGACAGTTGCGAGAAACAACTGCAGAAAGTCGCTCGCAACGCCAAGGGTGGCGACAAGGACGCGGTCGTTCAGAAGGGCCTGCTGGAGCAGTTGATCGCCCACTTCACCGAAGGCAAGCCTGCGCGCAGCCTGATGAAGAACATGAGCACCGACGAGAAGCTGGTGATCAAGGGTTTCCACCTGCTGACCACCAAGCCGGTCATGTACATCGCCAACGTCGCCGAAGACGGTTTCGAGAACAACCCGCACCTGGACGTGGTCAAGGCCATCGCCGAAGAAGAAGGCGCCATGGTCGTGCCGGTCTGCAACAAGATCGAAGCGGAAATCGCCGAACTGGACGACGGTGAAGAGAAAGACATGTTCCTCGAGGCCCTGGGCCTGGAAGAGCCAGGCCTGAACCGAGTGATTCGCGCCGGCTACGAAATGCTCCACTTGCAGACCTACTTCACCGCCGGTGTCGAAGAAGTCCGCGCCTGGACCGTTCGCGTGGGTGCCACCGCTCCACAAGCCGCCGGCGTCATCCACACCGACTTCGAGAAAGGCTTCATCCGCGCCGAAGTCATCGCCTACTCGGATTTCATCCAGTACAAGGGCGAAGCGGGCGCCAAGGAAGCCGGTAAATGGCGCCTGGAAGGCAAGGAATACGTCGTCAAGGACGGCGACGTGATGCACTTCCGCTTTAACGTATGA